In Stomoxys calcitrans chromosome 2, idStoCalc2.1, whole genome shotgun sequence, the following proteins share a genomic window:
- the LOC131994686 gene encoding uncharacterized protein LOC131994686, translated as MSVNTKQPNFEIDNKKLFKNYTIGPKYLMMSRTDSEETLINVSPFLIKKVIDSVCGEIEMCKKLRSGDILIKTKTATQATKLFQLISLTNEIKVEVKEHNSLNYSKGVIYCNDLRGIPENEILNELKKQNVTEVQKILKKNEDSLIETGLIIITFSLPNLPDEINIGYEKTCVRPYIPLPMRCRQCFHYGHPTKRCKNNKICINCGDIAHTQVNELCQNNTKCINCDENKLDDKSHSVLSKKCPVFLKFKEIQAIKTLDKVDHKTALATYKQRHPNDTVYSKVTRSTVSYHDLPTTSNNNTNYAMCENKKQQQAKPSDPAPPQPLVNARDKPTTVNILPKNISKRTRNELKSKSAAINNPKKLCKNSTESDNLSDE; from the coding sequence atgagTGTTAATACCAAACAACCCAATTTTGAAATTGACAATaagaaattgtttaaaaattacaCTATTGGTCCCAAATACCTCATGATGTCAAGAACAGATAGTGAAGAAACTCTCATTAATGTGTCTCCTTTCTTAATTAAAAAAGTCATTGATAGTGTATGTGGAGAAATTGAAATGTGCAAAAAACTCAGAAGTGGCGATAttctaattaaaacaaaaactgcaACTCAAGCCACAAAATTGTTCCAACTCATTTCTCtcacaaatgaaataaaagtcGAAGTGAAAGAACATAACTCTCTCAACTATTCCAAGGGAGTTATCTACTGTAATGATCTACGTGGAATCCCTGAGAATGAAATTCTAAATgaactaaaaaaacaaaacgtaaCCGAAgttcaaaaaattctaaaaaaaaatgaagactCTCTCATCGAAACTGGTCTCATTATAATTACTTTTTCTCTACCCAATTTACCTGATGAAATTAATATTGGATATGAGAAAACGTGCGTGCGGCCTTATATTCCCTTGCCCATGAGGTGTCGTCAGTGTTTCCACTATGGACACCCAACAAAACGgtgtaaaaataataaaatttgcattaacTGCGGTGACATAGCTCACACACAAGTAAATGAACTCTGCCAAAACAACACTAAATGTATAAACTGCGATGAGAACAAATTAGATGATAAGTCCCACTCTGTGCTCAGTAAAAAATGCCCCGTTTTTCTAAAATTCAAAGAGATACAGGCCATTAAAACACTCGACAAAGTAGATCACAAAACTGCTCTCGCAACATACAAACAACGTCATCCAAATGACACTGTCTATTCCAAGGTTACAAGAAGCACTGTAAGCTATCACGATCTCCCaactacttccaacaacaacacaaactaCGCAATGTGTGAAAATAAGAAGCAACAGCAGGCAAAACCATCAGACCCCGCACCACCGCAGCCTTTAGTGAATGCTCGCGACAAACCAACAACTGTCAACATACTGCCGAAGAACATATCGAAACGAACAAGAAATGAGCTCAAGAGCAAAAGTGCGGCTATCAACAATccaaaaaaattgtgcaaaaattcaacggAGAGTGACAACTTATCCGACGAGTAA
- the LOC131994687 gene encoding uncharacterized protein LOC131994687 — MLSELLESDKSLKFLSYADDFVIIKELSRLNQPIIDLNNTICAIEDWCNYSGAELSIDKCKHLHICRKRNCSPVLNCNNYSICPVNKLKILGITFNSKYKWDSHIEELSTSLSKRLNIIKCLSNKNYSCDTSTLITITRSVIVSKISYGIYLYGYTSKALLNKIKTTYNSAVRLSLGAHRTTKIFNLLFEANLKTIEDYRDIATAQLIKTILFNDKTPLMQMLNKALKTKKFYKTDSAIGRIVSACKSYNLPFNYPAPKTNNPYWRFNPATLDTSLRKYSKEHTIPHLYVAEFQNICTKLQNYSFIFTDGSKINNVTSYSLVTDKRIIKTSLLPEYSSVFSAEIIAILEAIKFAKRSKGNFAIVSDSLSALDSIANHNSTEVYSSIIRDLLIQENRKIKLIWVPGHSNILGNEFADAVAKQANKMPLISTANTSPNDIKKHIQKDFSLKQIEIWNSSSLWYKNLNRNKLNLQDYLHKDQLLSRSDQVKIIRLRLGYCRLTHDQVIDRTLDKHCPFCRSSTSDTTHIFLFCPHIKLLISNYFPNKSLLEILSNINAPSNKLDLINFLKSCNLYNLI; from the exons ATG CTTTCAGAATTACTCGAATCAGACAAATCTCTGAAATTCTTATCCTACGCCGATGATTTTGTAATAATAAAGGAACTTAGCAGGCTGAACCAACCGATCATCGACCTTAACAATACGATATGCGCTATAGAAGACTGGTGTAACTATTCCGGAGCGGAACTGTCAATAGACAAATGTAAGCATCTCCACATTTGCAGAAAACGAAACTGCAGTCCAGTTCTAAACTGCAACAACTACTCTATATGTCCAgtgaacaaattaaaaatactaGGCATAACCTTCAACAGCAAGTACAAATGGGATTCCCACATAGAGGAATTAAGCACATCGCTCTCAAAAAGGCTTAACATTATTAAATGTTTGTCAAACAAAAACTATTCTTGCGATACCTCTACACTTATCACTATAACACGTTCTGTCATTGTTTCGAAAATCTCATATGGTATATATCTTTACGGATACACCTCCAAAGCCCTTCtcaataaaatcaaaactaCATATAATTCTGCCGTGCGTTTATCGCTAGGTGCACACCGcactacaaaaatttttaatttactatTCGAAGCTAACCTGAAGACTATTGAAGACTATAGAGATATTGCTACAGCCCAGCtgattaaaacaattttatttaatgaTAAAACCCCCCTCATGCAAATGCTTAATAAAGCTTTGAAAActaagaaattttataaaacagaCTCCGCTATTGGGCGTATTGTTTCCGCCTGTAAATCCTACAACCTACCTTTCAACTACCCCGCTCCCAAGACGAATAACCCTTATTGGAGGTTCAATCCAGCAACATTAGATACATCCCTACGAAAGTATTCAAAGGAGCATACAATCCCACATCTTTATGTAGCTGAATTTCAGAATATTTGCACCAAACTGCAGAACTATAGTttcattttcacagatggttctAAAATTAACAATGTTACAAGTTATAGTCTAGTTACCGACAAGAGAATTATCAAGACATCTCTTCTTCCAGAATATAGCTCAGTTTTCTCGGCTGAAATAATCGCAATTCTTGAAGCTATCAAGTTCGCAAAGAGATCTAAAGGCAATTTTGCTATCGTCTCTGATTCATTATCTGCCTTGGACTCTATAGCGAACCACAACAGTACTGAGGTTTATTCCTCCATAATAAGAGATCTGCTGATccaagaaaatagaaaaatcaaattaatttgGGTTCCAGGTCACTCTAATAttttaggaaacgaatttgctGATGCAGTAGCTAAACAAGCCAATAAAATGCCTCTTATATCCACCGCAAATACATCCCCAAATGATATAAAGAAACATATACAAaaagatttttcattaaaacaaaTTGAGATATGGAACAGCTCCTCGCTTTGGTATAAGAATCTGaatagaaataaattaaatcTGCAAGACTATCTACACAAAGACCAATTACTGTCCAGGAGTGATCAAGTCAAAATTATAAGGCTAAGATTAGGTTACTGTCGTTTGACACATGACCAGGTCATTGACCGAACTTTAGATAAACACTGTCCGTTCTGTAGATCCAGTACTTCCGATACGACTCATATATTTTTATTCTGCCCACATATTAAATTGCttatatcaaattattttccaaacaaaagtTTATTGGAGATTCTTAGCAATATCAATGCCCCTTCAAACAAATTAGActtaattaattttcttaaatcaTGTAACCTATATAACCTTATTTAA
- the LOC106091730 gene encoding histidine-rich protein PFHRP-II has product MKSFIIATALLVASCSASYHGAVSTQYASLDPHSHSYSYGYSDPNSQKHETSHGGVTHGSYSYVDGHGHVQSVHYTADPHTGFHATGTNLPKAPAPAPAHGLAVAHDGAYDHYAAGHAYHGPQAHLTLTHEGVPHDTPEVAHAKAAHAAAHAAAAAAAAHGGHHHLYKRSLWGHPGFAHAAPVVLTHGGVPVDTPDVQAAKAEHYAAHAKALGAAGHGHGAPHDTPEVAHAKAAHFAAHAAARSGHGGPAPHALAAHGYHVPVIHNGVPVETPEVQHAKAAHYAALAKASAHAGPADHDDGHYDGRWDGDHSGHGGAPSHYATSAHHVPSGPYHGPLHIPVIHNGVPVEPAEVQHARAAHLNAVAAESHGPAGHDYYGKW; this is encoded by the exons ATGAAATCATTT atTATTGCGACAGCCCTGCTGGTGGCCAGCTGCTCTGCTTCCTATCATGGTGCCGTATCTACACAATATGCCAGTTTGGATCCCCACAGCCATAGCTATTCGTATGGCTATTCCGATCCAAATTCGCAAAAACATGAAACCTCCCATGGTGGTGTAACGCATGGCTCCTACTCCTATGTGGATGGTCATGGTCATGTACAATCTGTGCACTATACAGCCGATCCCCATACTGGTTTCCATGCCACCGGCACCAATTTGCCCAAAGCTCCGGCTCCAGCTCCCGCCCATGGTCTGGCCGTGGCCCATGACGGCGCATATGATCATTATGCTGCTGGTCATGCCTATCATGGACCCCAAGCTCATCTCACTTTGACACATGAGGGCGTGCCTCATGATACTCCCGAAGTTGCTCATGCCAAGGCTGCCCATGCTGCTGCTCATGCTgccgccgctgctgctgctgcccatGGGGGACATCATCATTTGTACAAGCGTTCCTTGTGGGGACATCCCGGATTTGCCCATGCTGCTCCCGTTGTATTGACCCATGGTGGTGTGCCCGTAGATACGCCCGATGTACAAGCCGCCAAAGCCGAACATTATGCTGCTCATGCCAAAGCCTTAGGCGCTGCCGGTCATGGACATGGTGCTCCTCATGATACTCCCGAAGTTGCCCACGCTAAGGCCGCCCACTTTGCTGCTCACGCTGCTGCCCGTAGTGGTCACGGTGGACCTGCTCCTCATGCTTTGGCTGCCCATGGCTACCATGTTCCGGTAATTCACAATGGTGTGCCCGTTGAGACCCCTGAAGTGCAACATGCCAAGGCCGCCCACTATGCTGCTCTAGCCAAGGCTTCCGCTCACGCCGGTCCCGCCGATCATGATGATGGTCATTACGATGGCCGTTGGGATGGTGATCACTCTGGTCATGGTGGTGCTCCCTCGCATTATGCCACCTCTGCCCATCATGTACCCAGTGGTCCCTATCATGGTCCCCTGCACATCCCAGTCATCCATAATGGTGTGCCAGTGGAGCCCGCAGAAGTGCAACATGCCCGTGCTGCCCATTTGAATGCTGTGGCCGCCGAAAGCCATGGTCCCGCTGGTCATGACTACTATGGCAAATGGTAA